From Mycolicibacterium nivoides, a single genomic window includes:
- a CDS encoding Hsp70 family protein has translation MTDSLGLSIGMTNLAAAREGRQPVIRRSIFTLHNDRAPDVGEYTGSGLPLAGFVERVGDPVPLVAADGSQHRGELVLAEALDVMARAAGGGSPVAIAVPAHWGPSTVGALRGAIRHKPALSPGGVPPALVPDSLTALAALRADPGLPTEGVVVLCDFGGSGTSVTLADAGAGFATIGQTVRYPDFSGDQIDQALLNHVLSGIAAANDADPAGTAAVGSLARLRAECRQAKERLSAETATSIPTELPGFNSEFRVTRPELDQLMSAPLAGLLDVVEDTLQRNNIALSSVNAVATVGGGAAIPLVTQRVSERLRAPVVTTQRPQLDVAVGAALVAERVAEAGAATGMAPAVAAADAPTGLAPEVAAADAPTGMAPTSLGPAAGADSGNFGALAWSQDDAPGNEPVPYAGGEYETPADMTAARPPVEFSHDEEMIDAGPAPLPWYKRPPILFGAAAAAALLAAGGLAVTLTSSEGDSTPVTETSTTYSMGPSPEGPPPEPVTTVTEGPDGVKTTTVVVPPPPPETTTSPPETTTTTSPTTTTTTTTTTPSTTTTTRTTTTTTQPPTTTTQPPTTTQPPTTTQPPVTTTAAEGGGGA, from the coding sequence ATGACCGACTCACTGGGGTTGTCGATCGGGATGACCAACCTGGCGGCAGCCCGCGAAGGCCGCCAACCGGTGATCCGCCGATCGATCTTCACCTTGCACAACGACCGTGCTCCAGATGTGGGCGAATACACCGGCAGCGGATTGCCGCTGGCCGGATTCGTCGAGCGGGTCGGCGACCCGGTGCCCCTGGTCGCCGCGGACGGGTCCCAGCACCGCGGAGAACTGGTGCTGGCCGAGGCACTGGACGTGATGGCCCGAGCCGCGGGAGGCGGCTCCCCGGTCGCCATCGCCGTGCCTGCGCACTGGGGTCCGAGCACCGTCGGTGCGTTGCGCGGCGCGATCCGGCACAAGCCCGCACTGTCACCTGGCGGCGTGCCGCCGGCGCTGGTGCCCGACTCTCTCACCGCGCTGGCGGCCCTCCGCGCCGATCCCGGGCTCCCCACCGAAGGTGTCGTGGTGCTGTGCGATTTCGGCGGCAGCGGCACGAGCGTCACGCTGGCCGACGCCGGCGCGGGTTTCGCCACCATCGGGCAGACGGTCCGTTATCCCGATTTCTCCGGCGACCAGATCGACCAGGCGTTGCTCAACCATGTACTCAGCGGGATCGCGGCCGCCAACGACGCCGATCCGGCGGGCACCGCAGCGGTCGGTTCGCTGGCGCGGCTGCGGGCCGAGTGCCGTCAGGCCAAGGAGCGGCTGTCGGCCGAAACGGCGACCTCCATTCCCACCGAGCTGCCCGGATTCAATTCCGAGTTCAGGGTGACCCGCCCCGAACTCGACCAACTCATGTCCGCGCCTTTGGCGGGCCTGCTGGATGTCGTCGAAGACACGTTGCAGCGCAACAACATTGCGTTGTCGAGTGTGAACGCGGTAGCGACCGTGGGCGGCGGCGCGGCGATCCCGTTGGTGACCCAGCGGGTGTCGGAGCGGTTGCGCGCACCGGTGGTGACAACCCAGCGACCCCAACTGGATGTGGCCGTCGGGGCCGCCCTGGTCGCCGAGCGCGTCGCGGAGGCCGGCGCGGCGACGGGCATGGCTCCCGCAGTGGCGGCCGCAGATGCACCAACGGGTTTGGCTCCCGAGGTGGCCGCCGCCGACGCGCCAACGGGCATGGCCCCGACGAGTCTGGGTCCGGCAGCCGGTGCCGACTCGGGGAATTTCGGCGCCCTGGCCTGGTCGCAGGATGACGCACCCGGCAATGAGCCGGTGCCGTACGCGGGCGGCGAATACGAGACTCCCGCAGACATGACGGCGGCACGGCCACCGGTGGAATTCAGCCACGACGAAGAGATGATCGACGCCGGACCGGCGCCGCTCCCCTGGTACAAACGCCCCCCGATCCTGTTCGGGGCAGCGGCCGCGGCCGCCCTGCTGGCCGCCGGTGGACTCGCGGTGACTTTGACCAGCTCCGAAGGGGATTCGACTCCGGTCACCGAAACCAGTACCACCTACTCGATGGGTCCGTCGCCCGAAGGCCCGCCGCCCGAGCCGGTCACCACCGTGACCGAGGGGCCCGACGGCGTCAAGACCACCACTGTCGTGGTGCCGCCCCCGCCGCCGGAGACGACGACGTCGCCACCGGAAACCACCACGACGACCAGCCCGACCACCACAACGACGACCACGACCACCACGCCGTCTACAACCACGACGACCCGCACCACGACCACCACGACGCAACCGCCGACGACAACGACGCAGCCCCCGACGACGACGCAACCGCCGACCACCACCCAGCCGCCGGTCACGACCACTGCGGCAGAGGGCGGCGGCGGCGCCTAG
- a CDS encoding Rv0340 family IniB-related protein: MANTLLDFVMSLVRDPDAAAHYAADPAQAIADAHLTDVTSADVNNLIPVVSESLSMTGPNAGFGDLSATDPGGNVWASGAATAAFDAFGDHVPLDAPNDAWDSTAGQVIDQSGAADHLVSSVAAIDDDSLVNQPLDDVSLQFNEPVIEDAPIVDPAPAPEWDHPIVDDQHHTDSGGGFDIFD; this comes from the coding sequence ATGGCGAACACACTGCTGGACTTTGTGATGTCGCTGGTACGCGACCCCGATGCCGCTGCCCACTATGCCGCCGACCCGGCCCAGGCCATCGCCGATGCCCATCTGACCGATGTGACCAGCGCGGACGTCAACAACCTGATTCCCGTCGTATCGGAATCGCTGTCCATGACCGGCCCCAACGCCGGGTTCGGCGACCTCAGCGCCACCGATCCGGGCGGCAACGTCTGGGCCAGCGGCGCGGCTACCGCGGCGTTCGACGCCTTCGGCGATCACGTGCCGCTCGATGCCCCCAACGATGCCTGGGACTCGACGGCCGGCCAGGTCATCGATCAGTCCGGCGCTGCGGACCACCTGGTGTCTTCGGTGGCGGCCATCGACGACGACAGCCTCGTGAATCAGCCGCTCGACGACGTATCGCTGCAGTTCAACGAACCCGTCATCGAGGACGCACCGATCGTCGACCCGGCACCGGCCCCCGAGTGGGACCACCCGATCGTCGACGACCAGCACCACACCGACAGCGGCGGCGGATTCGACATCTTCGACTGA
- a CDS encoding heterodisulfide reductase-related iron-sulfur binding cluster: MESLEHTLTLSRLIIGLLATLVVLAFAAKRVLWLTKLISSGQKVGDERGRKDHLVQRFLNQNKEVFAQSKLLKWSIPGIAHFFTMWGFFVLATVYLEAYGVLFNPEFHIPFVGRWAVLGFLQDFFAVAVLAGIIVFAIIRIRKNPEQLGRESRFYGSHNGGAWTILIMIFLVIATYAVFRGAAVNVLGENFPYQSGAFFSDGMAALLAPLGHTANVWLESIALLAHLGVMLAFLLIVLHSKHLHIGLAPINVTFKRLPDGLGPLLPMEYKGEKIDFEDPAEDAVFGKGRIEDFTWKANLDMATCTECGRCQSQCPAWNTGKPLSPKLVMMNLRDHLFAKAPYIIEGKTMPEEGSVDFAKLGDSLHGHGVPEDGFARIEGSGPEQALRPLVGTAEQGGVIDPDVLWSCTNCGACVEQCPVDIEHIDHIVDMRRYQVMVESEFPGELGVLFKNLETKGNPWGQNAKDRTNWIDEVDFDVPVYGEDVESFDGFEYLFWVGCAGAYEDRAKKTTKAVAELLAASGVKFLVLGTGETCTGDSARRSGNEFLFQQLAAQNVETINELFEGVETVDRKIVVTCPHCFNTIGREYPQLGANYTVVHHTQLLNRLVRDKKLVPVKSTGGPEVTYHDPCFLGRHNKVYEAPRELVEASGVTLKEMPRHADRGLCCGAGGARMWMEEHIGKRVNVERTEEAMDTASTIATGCPFCRVMITDGVDDVAAARNVEKAEVLDVAQLLLNSLDKSAVKLPEKGTAAKESEKRAEARAEAEAKAEAAAAAAAPAVEEIAEEAPAAATTAEAKPVTGLGMAGAAKRPGAKKAAPAAEASAAPAAAAAPVKGLGMAGGAKRPGAKKTAAPAASAAEAPAAPAAPVKGLGIAGGAKRPGPKKAAAPAAEAAQAAEAPAAPAAPAAPVKGLGMAAGAKRPGAKKAAPAASAAPAAPAAPAAPAAEAPAAAPAEPAKPEPPVVGLGIAAGARRPGAKKAAPAAPAAPAAPAAPAAEPTPEPAAPAAEKPAEPAKPEPPVVGLGMKAGVKRPGKR, from the coding sequence GTGGAGAGTCTCGAACACACCCTGACTCTGTCACGGCTGATTATCGGTCTGCTCGCCACGCTCGTAGTGCTGGCGTTCGCCGCCAAGCGCGTGCTGTGGCTGACCAAGCTGATCAGCTCCGGGCAGAAGGTTGGCGATGAGCGTGGCCGCAAGGACCATCTGGTCCAGCGCTTCCTCAACCAGAACAAGGAAGTCTTCGCCCAGTCGAAGCTGCTGAAGTGGTCGATCCCCGGTATCGCGCACTTCTTCACGATGTGGGGCTTCTTCGTCCTCGCCACCGTGTACCTCGAGGCCTACGGGGTGCTGTTCAACCCCGAGTTCCACATCCCGTTCGTCGGCCGCTGGGCGGTACTGGGCTTCCTGCAGGACTTCTTCGCCGTCGCCGTGCTGGCCGGCATCATCGTCTTCGCGATCATCCGCATCCGTAAGAACCCCGAGCAGCTGGGCCGCGAGTCGCGCTTCTACGGCTCGCACAACGGCGGCGCCTGGACGATCCTGATCATGATCTTCCTGGTCATCGCGACCTATGCGGTGTTCCGTGGTGCTGCCGTCAACGTGCTGGGCGAGAACTTCCCGTACCAGTCGGGCGCCTTCTTCTCCGACGGCATGGCCGCGCTGCTGGCTCCGCTGGGCCACACCGCCAATGTCTGGCTGGAGAGCATCGCATTGCTCGCCCACCTCGGCGTCATGCTGGCCTTCCTGCTGATCGTGCTGCACTCCAAGCACCTGCACATCGGCCTGGCCCCCATCAACGTCACGTTCAAGCGCCTGCCTGACGGCCTCGGCCCGCTGCTGCCGATGGAATACAAGGGCGAGAAGATCGACTTCGAGGACCCCGCCGAAGACGCGGTGTTCGGCAAGGGCCGGATCGAGGACTTCACCTGGAAGGCCAACCTCGACATGGCGACCTGTACCGAGTGCGGTCGCTGCCAGTCGCAGTGCCCGGCCTGGAACACCGGTAAGCCGCTGTCCCCCAAGCTCGTGATGATGAACCTGCGCGACCACCTGTTCGCGAAGGCCCCGTACATCATCGAAGGCAAGACGATGCCCGAGGAGGGCTCGGTCGACTTCGCCAAGCTGGGTGACAGCCTGCACGGCCACGGTGTGCCCGAAGACGGCTTCGCCCGCATCGAGGGCTCCGGACCCGAGCAGGCGCTGCGCCCGCTGGTCGGCACCGCCGAGCAGGGCGGCGTCATCGACCCCGACGTGCTGTGGTCCTGCACCAACTGTGGTGCCTGCGTCGAGCAGTGCCCGGTCGACATCGAGCACATCGACCACATCGTCGACATGCGCCGCTACCAGGTCATGGTCGAGTCGGAGTTCCCCGGGGAGCTCGGCGTGCTGTTCAAGAACCTGGAGACCAAGGGCAACCCCTGGGGCCAGAACGCCAAGGACCGCACCAACTGGATCGACGAGGTCGACTTCGACGTGCCGGTCTACGGCGAGGACGTCGAGAGCTTCGACGGCTTCGAGTACCTGTTCTGGGTCGGTTGTGCCGGCGCCTACGAGGACCGCGCCAAGAAGACCACCAAGGCCGTCGCCGAACTGCTGGCGGCCTCGGGCGTGAAGTTCCTGGTGCTGGGCACCGGTGAGACCTGCACGGGTGACTCGGCTCGCCGATCCGGCAACGAGTTCCTGTTCCAGCAGCTGGCCGCGCAGAACGTCGAGACCATCAACGAGCTGTTCGAGGGTGTCGAGACGGTCGACCGCAAGATCGTGGTCACCTGCCCGCACTGCTTCAACACGATCGGCCGCGAGTACCCGCAGCTGGGCGCCAACTACACCGTGGTGCACCACACGCAGCTGCTCAACCGCCTGGTCCGGGACAAGAAGCTGGTGCCGGTCAAGTCCACCGGCGGCCCCGAGGTCACCTACCACGACCCGTGCTTCCTCGGCCGTCACAACAAGGTCTACGAGGCTCCGCGTGAGCTGGTCGAGGCCTCCGGCGTGACGCTGAAGGAAATGCCCCGCCACGCCGACCGCGGCCTGTGCTGTGGTGCCGGTGGCGCGCGGATGTGGATGGAAGAGCACATCGGCAAGCGCGTGAACGTCGAGCGCACCGAAGAGGCGATGGACACCGCCTCGACCATCGCGACCGGCTGCCCGTTCTGCCGCGTGATGATCACCGACGGTGTCGACGACGTGGCCGCTGCCCGCAACGTCGAGAAGGCCGAAGTGCTCGACGTCGCCCAGCTGCTGCTGAACTCGCTGGACAAGAGCGCCGTCAAGCTGCCCGAAAAGGGCACTGCGGCCAAGGAATCCGAGAAACGGGCCGAGGCACGCGCCGAGGCTGAGGCCAAAGCCGAAGCCGCGGCGGCGGCTGCCGCACCGGCGGTCGAGGAAATCGCAGAAGAGGCACCGGCCGCGGCCACCACTGCCGAAGCCAAGCCGGTGACCGGTTTGGGTATGGCGGGCGCCGCCAAGCGCCCCGGCGCCAAGAAGGCGGCCCCGGCCGCCGAGGCCTCAGCCGCCCCGGCTGCGGCAGCGGCACCGGTCAAGGGTCTGGGCATGGCCGGCGGCGCGAAGCGTCCTGGTGCCAAGAAGACCGCGGCTCCGGCCGCCTCTGCTGCCGAGGCTCCGGCCGCTCCGGCTGCTCCGGTCAAGGGCCTGGGCATCGCCGGCGGCGCGAAGCGTCCTGGCCCGAAGAAGGCTGCGGCTCCCGCCGCCGAGGCCGCTCAGGCCGCCGAGGCTCCCGCTGCACCGGCGGCACCTGCGGCACCGGTCAAGGGCCTGGGCATGGCGGCCGGCGCGAAGCGTCCTGGTGCCAAGAAGGCGGCTCCGGCAGCATCGGCCGCACCCGCCGCACCCGCCGCACCCGCGGCTCCGGCTGCTGAGGCACCTGCCGCTGCACCTGCGGAACCGGCCAAGCCGGAACCGCCGGTGGTCGGTCTGGGGATCGCCGCAGGCGCGCGTCGCCCGGGTGCCAAGAAGGCTGCCCCGGCTGCGCCCGCCGCTCCCGCGGCACCTGCGGCTCCCGCTGCCGAGCCGACACCGGAACCGGCCGCCCCGGCAGCTGAGAAGCCTGCCGAACCCGCCAAGCCGGAACCGCCGGTCGTGGGTCTGGGCATGAAAGCCGGCGTCAAGCGTCCCGGTAAGCGCTGA
- the iniR gene encoding isoniazid response ATPase/transcriptional regulator IniR produces MTDPAPEPVPELPLAARSAIDEVLTDPAAPVKLLVSGGIGTGKSTVLAAVRNALREAGRVVLTRAPRPGDAPESAFVVDDAHFLADSEIDCLAEKVADPAATVVVACEPLTHRMPLVTLATALERENPVVRLGPIPTAEVGRTLSTALGAPATPETVRSVLGATAGLPFLLRAEADAVDAPADAARFALLQRLRRVDDDTRDALLILSLSHDLGPDDVAAALRLTGTEAAALVDRARAGGLVEPSHDRRFVRMVHESLAQIAGAARHHEIESSLLSSQLELSTLSADLAVRLAEHGLRDDRLAEALAEHAAHNRARPARAARLYRAAVTAGAAAVSTRLADALALAGDCTTAARMADELLGSEDPAERATAVRIAASVAVHDGGAAQAADLFRWLGPYPDVLVSSASTTAFLAAGDGEAARASASTEAAGPPTSTARAARSLAEGLVLSLDQPFAVTVARLGQAVTSEYQAAGVAPDTPAALVTLAALHGGDSVRARSVISRAVRAGAAGDEVFSAARHRLLLGWVKMQDGQLGAAGADAAAAESGEDLHRRDALWAAALRTAIARRSGDSGAVQKHWYAAVEVLAEYSIDLFSLLPLGELWVAGARMRQVDRLEHPLSEAWDLLAALGNPVLWSVPLHWAGVHAGILANSPGAVAPHGQALTAAAGQSAFARALANGGRTWLRVLANHVDIDEVTAAARALSQFGLTWDGTRLASQAALQTPDARVSQAMLQLARDLKQTSAVEDVEVASMVSTSPAAAAATPAQGRASTKLSDREREVAELLLLGMPYRDIGSQLFISAKTVEHHVARIRRRLGAESRTEMLSMLRAMLAPQG; encoded by the coding sequence ATGACCGACCCGGCGCCGGAGCCCGTTCCGGAGCTTCCGTTGGCTGCCCGATCGGCGATCGATGAGGTGCTGACCGACCCGGCTGCTCCGGTCAAGCTGTTGGTGTCCGGCGGCATCGGAACCGGGAAGAGCACAGTGCTCGCCGCGGTCCGCAACGCGCTGCGGGAGGCCGGCCGCGTCGTGTTGACCCGTGCGCCCCGGCCGGGTGACGCACCTGAGTCCGCGTTCGTCGTCGACGACGCGCACTTTCTCGCCGACAGTGAAATCGACTGCCTTGCAGAGAAAGTCGCCGATCCGGCGGCGACCGTCGTGGTGGCCTGCGAGCCGCTGACCCACCGCATGCCGTTGGTCACGTTGGCCACCGCGCTGGAGCGGGAGAACCCGGTGGTACGGCTCGGGCCCATCCCGACAGCCGAGGTGGGCCGGACCCTGAGCACGGCACTGGGAGCCCCGGCAACCCCGGAGACCGTCAGATCGGTGTTGGGCGCGACTGCCGGATTGCCATTTCTGTTGCGCGCCGAGGCGGATGCGGTCGATGCACCGGCCGACGCCGCCCGGTTCGCGTTGTTGCAACGGCTGCGCAGAGTTGACGACGACACCCGCGACGCGCTGCTGATCCTGTCGTTGAGCCACGATCTCGGTCCCGACGACGTGGCGGCGGCGCTGCGGTTGACCGGTACCGAGGCGGCCGCACTGGTGGATCGGGCTCGGGCCGGTGGGTTGGTGGAACCGTCACATGACCGGCGGTTCGTACGGATGGTTCACGAATCACTGGCCCAGATCGCGGGCGCCGCTCGCCACCACGAGATCGAATCCTCTCTTCTCTCTTCACAACTCGAGCTGTCCACTTTGTCGGCCGACCTCGCCGTGCGGCTGGCCGAGCACGGATTGCGCGACGACCGACTGGCCGAGGCGCTCGCTGAGCACGCCGCCCACAACCGCGCCCGGCCCGCGCGGGCGGCCCGGCTCTACCGGGCCGCGGTCACGGCCGGCGCTGCGGCGGTGAGCACCCGGCTGGCCGATGCACTGGCGCTGGCCGGCGACTGCACCACCGCGGCCCGGATGGCCGACGAACTGCTCGGCTCCGAGGACCCGGCCGAACGGGCGACCGCGGTGCGGATCGCGGCCAGTGTCGCCGTGCACGACGGCGGCGCGGCCCAGGCCGCCGACCTGTTCCGGTGGCTCGGCCCGTACCCGGACGTCCTGGTCAGTTCGGCGAGCACGACCGCCTTCCTCGCGGCGGGTGACGGCGAGGCCGCGCGGGCGTCTGCGAGTACCGAGGCGGCCGGGCCGCCCACCTCGACGGCACGGGCGGCCCGCAGCCTCGCCGAAGGTTTGGTGCTGTCACTGGATCAGCCGTTCGCGGTGACCGTGGCCCGGCTGGGGCAGGCCGTCACATCCGAATATCAGGCCGCCGGCGTCGCCCCCGATACCCCGGCGGCGTTGGTGACGCTCGCGGCTCTGCACGGCGGCGATTCGGTGCGGGCACGCAGTGTGATCAGCCGGGCGGTCCGGGCCGGCGCGGCGGGTGACGAAGTTTTCAGTGCGGCTCGACACCGCCTGCTGCTGGGCTGGGTGAAGATGCAGGACGGTCAGCTCGGCGCGGCCGGCGCGGACGCTGCCGCCGCCGAATCGGGCGAGGATCTGCATCGGCGCGACGCCTTGTGGGCCGCCGCGCTGCGTACCGCGATCGCCCGGCGCAGCGGGGACAGCGGCGCGGTGCAGAAGCACTGGTACGCGGCGGTGGAGGTGCTCGCCGAGTATTCGATAGACCTGTTCTCCCTGCTGCCGCTCGGCGAGTTGTGGGTGGCCGGCGCCCGCATGCGCCAGGTCGACCGGCTGGAACACCCGCTGTCCGAGGCGTGGGACCTGCTTGCAGCGCTCGGCAACCCGGTGCTGTGGTCGGTGCCGCTGCACTGGGCGGGTGTGCACGCCGGGATTCTGGCCAACTCCCCCGGGGCGGTCGCCCCACATGGTCAGGCCCTGACGGCTGCCGCCGGACAGAGTGCCTTCGCCCGGGCACTGGCCAACGGTGGGCGCACCTGGTTGCGGGTGCTGGCCAACCACGTCGACATCGACGAGGTCACGGCCGCGGCGCGGGCACTGTCTCAGTTCGGCCTGACCTGGGATGGCACCCGGTTGGCGAGCCAGGCCGCGCTGCAGACCCCGGATGCGCGCGTGTCCCAGGCGATGCTGCAGCTGGCCCGCGATCTCAAGCAGACCAGTGCGGTCGAGGATGTCGAGGTCGCCTCAATGGTGTCGACGTCCCCGGCGGCCGCCGCCGCCACGCCCGCGCAGGGTCGGGCGTCGACCAAGTTGTCCGACCGCGAGCGGGAGGTGGCCGAACTGCTGCTGCTCGGGATGCCCTACCGCGATATCGGCAGCCAGCTGTTCATCTCGGCGAAGACCGTCGAGCATCACGTGGCCCGGATTCGGCGGCGTCTCGGAGCCGAGTCGCGCACCGAAATGTTGTCCATGTTGCGGGCGATGCTGGCGCCGCAGGGCTGA
- a CDS encoding IniB N-terminal domain-containing protein produces the protein MTTLIDFILDLFRSPASAASFIADPDGSLRDAGLPNVTAAQLHAVAATAAPAGVLLGGGNPVLGLQRAVADHHSIPAQFGNQVASPFSPQTQVASNNDTEWASHNNVPIMSPNQDAGANAQQGAFNLGFGDITLGDKSTNTATNGGVVVDGENKGDIVSGDGAVLGDGNTTNNGDVWAGSGSHVNVGEGNAIEDSSQHAGGDVVSGNDGPVIKDVDMSGGHGGGASGGDSLIGIGSGGASGGDGGNAGSIILTDASTHAVGGNQTTVDGDYGSRNTQDNSTHTSVKTESTHTVEDNSSSYTSNIGSGNDTAFASNNDTASHNDTSFGSHNDTSSALGSGNSYDSHSQSHTDVASHNATDTGFDAF, from the coding sequence ATGACCACTCTGATCGACTTCATCCTGGACCTGTTCCGTAGCCCCGCCTCGGCAGCTTCGTTCATCGCCGATCCGGACGGCAGCCTGCGTGACGCCGGCCTGCCCAACGTGACCGCGGCCCAGCTGCACGCCGTCGCGGCCACCGCGGCCCCAGCCGGTGTCCTGCTCGGCGGCGGCAACCCGGTGCTCGGCCTGCAGCGCGCGGTCGCCGATCACCACAGCATCCCCGCGCAGTTCGGGAACCAGGTCGCCTCGCCGTTCTCCCCGCAGACGCAGGTGGCCAGCAACAACGACACCGAGTGGGCCAGCCACAACAACGTGCCGATCATGAGCCCCAACCAGGACGCCGGCGCCAACGCCCAGCAGGGTGCGTTCAACCTCGGCTTCGGTGACATCACCCTCGGCGACAAGAGCACCAACACCGCCACCAACGGCGGCGTGGTGGTCGACGGCGAGAACAAGGGCGACATCGTCAGCGGCGACGGGGCGGTGCTCGGTGACGGCAACACCACCAACAACGGTGACGTCTGGGCCGGTTCGGGTTCGCACGTCAACGTGGGTGAGGGCAATGCCATCGAGGACAGCTCGCAGCACGCCGGCGGCGACGTGGTGTCCGGCAACGACGGCCCGGTGATCAAGGACGTCGACATGAGCGGCGGCCACGGCGGCGGCGCGTCGGGCGGTGACAGCCTGATCGGTATCGGCAGCGGCGGTGCGTCCGGTGGCGACGGCGGCAACGCCGGCTCGATCATCCTCACCGATGCCTCGACCCACGCGGTCGGCGGAAACCAGACCACGGTCGACGGTGACTACGGCAGCCGGAACACGCAGGACAACTCGACGCACACCTCGGTGAAGACCGAATCGACGCACACCGTCGAGGACAACTCGTCGAGCTACACCTCGAACATCGGGTCGGGCAACGACACCGCGTTCGCGTCGAACAACGACACCGCGTCGCACAACGACACGTCCTTCGGGTCGCACAACGACACCAGCTCGGCGCTGGGCTCGGGTAACAGCTACGACTCGCACTCGCAGTCCCACACCGACGTCGCGTCGCACAATGCGACCGACACCGGGTTCGACGCCTTCTGA
- a CDS encoding pyridoxal phosphate-dependent aminotransferase — MDGDETMEDVTTHQLPWHTGQNPKPRTFTQSTKLQDVLYEIRGPVHEQASRLEAEGHRILKLNIGNPAPFGFEAPDVIMRDMIQALPNAQGYSDSKGIASARRAVFTRYELVEGFPRFDIEDVYLGNGVSELITMTLQALLDNGDQVLIPAPDYPLWTASTALAGGTPVHYMCDETQGWNPDVADIESKITERTKALVVINPNNPTGAVYSRETLEQMVELARKHQLLLLADEIYDKILYDDAKHISLATLAPDMLCLTFNGLSKAYRVAGYRSGWLVITGPKEHASSFIEGISLLSNMRLCPNVPAQHAIQVALGGHQSIDDLVLPGGRLLEQRDTAWTKLNEIPGVSCVKPSGALYAFPRLDPEVHDIHDDEQLVLDLLLQEKILLTQGTGFNWPTPDHLRIVTLPWSRDLAQAIERLGNFLAGYRQ; from the coding sequence GTGGACGGTGATGAGACCATGGAGGACGTGACTACCCATCAGTTGCCGTGGCATACCGGTCAAAACCCGAAGCCGCGTACGTTTACCCAGTCCACGAAGCTGCAGGACGTCCTGTACGAGATCCGTGGACCGGTACACGAGCAGGCCTCACGGCTGGAAGCTGAAGGGCACCGCATCCTCAAGCTCAACATCGGCAACCCCGCGCCGTTCGGCTTCGAAGCACCCGACGTGATCATGCGCGACATGATCCAGGCCCTCCCCAATGCGCAGGGCTACTCCGACTCCAAGGGCATCGCCAGCGCGCGCCGCGCGGTGTTCACCCGGTACGAACTGGTCGAGGGTTTCCCCCGGTTCGACATCGAGGACGTCTATCTGGGCAACGGCGTCTCCGAGCTCATCACCATGACCCTGCAGGCGCTGCTGGACAACGGCGATCAGGTGCTCATCCCTGCCCCCGACTACCCGCTGTGGACAGCCTCGACCGCACTGGCCGGCGGCACTCCGGTGCACTACATGTGCGACGAGACCCAGGGCTGGAATCCCGATGTCGCCGACATCGAGTCCAAGATCACCGAGCGCACGAAGGCGCTCGTGGTGATCAACCCGAACAACCCCACGGGCGCGGTATACAGCCGCGAAACCCTGGAGCAGATGGTCGAGTTGGCCCGCAAGCATCAGCTCCTGCTGCTGGCCGACGAGATCTACGACAAGATCCTCTACGACGACGCCAAGCACATCTCGCTGGCGACTTTGGCGCCTGACATGCTGTGCCTGACTTTTAATGGACTGTCCAAGGCCTACCGGGTGGCCGGCTACCGCTCCGGCTGGCTGGTCATCACCGGCCCCAAGGAGCACGCGAGCAGCTTCATCGAGGGCATCAGTCTGCTGTCGAATATGCGGTTGTGCCCGAATGTGCCTGCCCAGCATGCGATTCAGGTCGCGCTGGGTGGCCATCAGAGCATCGACGATCTGGTGTTGCCGGGCGGTCGGCTGCTCGAGCAGCGTGACACCGCGTGGACGAAGCTCAATGAGATCCCCGGGGTGTCCTGTGTGAAGCCCTCGGGTGCGCTGTACGCGTTCCCGCGCCTGGATCCCGAGGTGCACGACATCCACGACGACGAGCAGCTGGTGCTCGACCTGCTGTTGCAGGAGAAGATCCTGTTGACGCAGGGCACGGGATTCAACTGGCCCACACCGGATCACCTGCGCATCGTCACGCTGCCGTGGTCGCGGGACCTGGCCCAGGCCATCGAGCGGCTGGGCAACTTCCTGGCCGGCTACCGCCAGTAG